ACAAAGTGGCTAAATAAGGTTTTCAAGTATTTGTTTAGTCTTTTGAGCTGGTGGGACCCGTTCGACTATGCCACCAGCCATACCTATCACCACCGCTATACGCTGCATCCGGAGGGGGACCGAGAGGTATTGCTGCCGCTCAAGCCGTCGGTTGATCCGACTTTTTTGTTGCAGATGTTTACGATGAATATTTTTACGCAACCGGGACGCACCTTTGGCAAGGGTGGGGTGATTTCGACGATTTTTGTGACGATTAAGTCGGCGCTTGGTATCATCGGTTCCACGGAGAGTCCAAGTCGCGAATGGTTGCAGGCTTTGCACGCGGACCAGCCGGATGAGAAACGCAAGTCGGTGTGGTGGTCGCGTCTGCTGCTTCTCTTTCACGGATCGGTGGTGGCTGTTTCTATTGCTACGGGTTTATGGGTGCTGCCGCTTCTCGTCACCTTTTTTCCGTTTATTGGGAATTGGGGGGTCTATTTCGTCGGTTTGCCACAGCACTGCGGTCTGCGCGACAATGACCCCGATTTTCGCAAATGCGTGCGTTCGATGACGCTCAATCCACTCGCAGAGTTTCTCTATTGGCGGATGAACTGGCATCTGGAGCATCACATGTATGCCGGTGTCCCGTGCTATAACCTCAAGAAGTTATACCGGGAGGTCGCCGATGATATGCCAGAGCCGCGCACGCTTTTGGGCGCGTGGCGAGAGATGTATGAGACCTGGCAGAAGCAGGAGATTGATCCGGGCTACCAATTCGACACACCGCTGCCAGAGTCTGTGAAACGGGTTCAGGAGGATACGGAGGATGGGTTGGAGAGTTCTATCGGGGAGTTGGCTCCCAGGGGGTTGAGATAAAAATGGTTCGAGTATAGGAGAACTATGTCGTCACTCTGGCCCATATATTACAGGATATATGAAAAATTCATCCGTAATGATGCGATTTTCTATCAGATATTCAAAGACCACGGATTATTGGGAGGCGTGTCTTCACTGCTCTCAATAGGAAGTGGCGAAGGAAAATTGGAGATCCAATTAGCCAAAGAATTAGGAATCAAGTTGGGCTATATAGATTTATCCGAATTCGCGAGCCGGATCTTTAACGCCCAGGCTGAAGCGAATGATGTCGAACACCTTATCATAGAACGGCATTATGATACTCTCCAAACATTTGAATCTCAATATCAGTATGATCTTGTTATCTCTATTCATTCCTGGTATCGGATAGGAAATGATCGCATCATGCTTCAGAAGGCGTTAGACCTGGTGAGACCTGGTGGGAAGTTATTTATATCCGTCTCATCCAGGGATGATGAGCTACGGAAAGAACTGAGTCAATATACCCAAGATCTGATTGCGGGAGAGAATTTCTCAGAGTGGGCCTCCTCAGAGGGATTTGAGCATGAGTGCTTTACACACACTCTACCAATACCAATCAAGGATTTCTTTTGTGAGGGGAGTCTCACTGGAGAAGCTAAAGATCTAATAGGTTTTCTCAATAAGAAAAGTTGGGATGAACTCCCGGATGAATTTAAGATGAAAGCACAGCAAATTTTGTGTAGTCGTCAGCCGCAAGGTTTCGTAAGCAGAGTGGATGCCTGTCTGCTGTTTTCAAAGTAACTTTGGGTGATTACGTCAGTCAGATTCATACTAAATTTTGCTTGCATTGAGAAGAAATGTCCCAAGTGTCAACAAATTCCAAAAGAGATGATCTTCATCATGCTATTATCGATCGAGTATCAGAAGAAACTGTTTCAAAGCTACACGATAGAGGATTGCTTGCCCTTTATCTCGGGGGCACTTTTTTGACTTCTGACCGACTATCTTCCAGCGATATAGATCTGCTTGGAATAGTAGCGAAGACGTTTGATTTTTGTGAAGAAGACCATCTCAATAGCTATTTCGATGAGTCTGTTGAACCTGAAGTTGGTATCAAATCTTGCTTTAGAGGGATCACCATTTCCGAACTCAAAGGAGGCATTCAAAAGGGCAATGCAACATCTTGGATTCCAATCCGCATAATGATAAAACGATTACCATTCTATATGCATTTATGGGGCATAAAATTCAATTTTACTACTTTTCCCATCAAG
This region of Gemmatimonadota bacterium genomic DNA includes:
- a CDS encoding fatty acid desaturase yields the protein MDANYQPLADVRKDLRVEWYRCPIDHAKLRALSKRSDLQGWFQAGGHFALFLGTGALTYFFWSQQNWIGFAVALFAHGTVGSFFSGVAPHELGHGTVFRTKWLNKVFKYLFSLLSWWDPFDYATSHTYHHRYTLHPEGDREVLLPLKPSVDPTFLLQMFTMNIFTQPGRTFGKGGVISTIFVTIKSALGIIGSTESPSREWLQALHADQPDEKRKSVWWSRLLLLFHGSVVAVSIATGLWVLPLLVTFFPFIGNWGVYFVGLPQHCGLRDNDPDFRKCVRSMTLNPLAEFLYWRMNWHLEHHMYAGVPCYNLKKLYREVADDMPEPRTLLGAWREMYETWQKQEIDPGYQFDTPLPESVKRVQEDTEDGLESSIGELAPRGLR
- a CDS encoding class I SAM-dependent methyltransferase, with amino-acid sequence MSSLWPIYYRIYEKFIRNDAIFYQIFKDHGLLGGVSSLLSIGSGEGKLEIQLAKELGIKLGYIDLSEFASRIFNAQAEANDVEHLIIERHYDTLQTFESQYQYDLVISIHSWYRIGNDRIMLQKALDLVRPGGKLFISVSSRDDELRKELSQYTQDLIAGENFSEWASSEGFEHECFTHTLPIPIKDFFCEGSLTGEAKDLIGFLNKKSWDELPDEFKMKAQQILCSRQPQGFVSRVDACLLFSK